The Acidimicrobiales bacterium genome has a window encoding:
- a CDS encoding YebC/PmpR family DNA-binding transcriptional regulator encodes MSGHSKWATIKHKKGAADKARGKLFAKLIRQVEVAAREGGGDPDMNPTLRTMYQKARDASVPLDTIERAIKRGTGELEGVTYEQITYEGYAPNGVAVLIEVLTDNRNRTGGDIRSLLKKTGGSIAEPGAVSWQFERKGVVIVPSSVTEDDIMLAALDAGAEDIVDEGDTWRVTCAPTDLPAVRQALEDVGIGFDSAEVTMVSSTAVLLDSAEAAKSVLRVIDALEDNDDVQDVFSNFDIPDEILQTIDA; translated from the coding sequence ATGTCCGGTCACTCCAAATGGGCGACGATCAAGCACAAGAAGGGGGCCGCCGACAAGGCCCGCGGCAAGCTCTTCGCCAAGCTCATCCGTCAGGTGGAGGTCGCCGCCCGCGAGGGCGGCGGCGACCCGGACATGAACCCGACGCTGCGCACCATGTACCAGAAGGCGCGGGACGCCTCGGTGCCCCTCGACACCATCGAGCGGGCCATCAAGCGCGGCACCGGCGAGCTCGAGGGCGTCACGTACGAGCAGATCACCTACGAGGGCTACGCCCCGAACGGGGTGGCCGTGCTCATCGAGGTGCTGACCGACAACCGCAACCGCACCGGGGGGGACATCCGGTCGCTGCTCAAGAAGACCGGCGGCTCCATCGCCGAGCCCGGCGCGGTGTCGTGGCAGTTCGAGCGCAAGGGCGTGGTGATCGTCCCGAGCTCGGTCACCGAGGACGACATCATGCTGGCGGCCCTCGACGCCGGTGCCGAGGACATCGTCGACGAGGGCGACACCTGGCGGGTCACCTGCGCCCCCACCGACCTGCCCGCCGTGCGCCAGGCCCTCGAGGATGTCGGCATCGGGTTCGACAGCGCGGAGGTGACGATGGTGTCGAGCACCGCCGTCCTCCTCGACTCCGCCGAAGCCGCGAAGTCCGTCCTGCGGGTGATCGACGCCCTCGAGGACAACGA